The following proteins are encoded in a genomic region of Ostrinia nubilalis chromosome 1, ilOstNubi1.1, whole genome shotgun sequence:
- the LOC135075938 gene encoding putative nuclease HARBI1, translating into MNAINAIVHLANNADPARRRKLYRQRSNPFDLRDLNFKIKYRFNKDTVRTIIDLVEDDLVQSARGGGTCPELQVLVAIRCWGRREVQDDAGDLHGLSQPTVSRICARVAHAIANKANSFIKMPITIGEQERISAKFRAIKNFPGVIGAIDCTHIKIKKTGGDMAQYYINRKGYYSLNVQVVCDADLKIMDIVARWRGSTHDSRIFMESNIKQRFEDRQFRGRLIGDSGYPLLPYLFTPILRPSRPEEEAYNNAHISTRNTVERCFGVWKQRFQCLLHGLPVSLQNGKAVIIALAVLHNIAIDMNDTLLEQHMEQVPVTPQLSTENSVHDNRPSLLRRRSQLILQNFINQHF; encoded by the exons atgaatgctataaatgcaattgtgcatttagccaataatgccgacccagcgcgacgtagaaagctctaccgccaacgaagcaacccattcgatttgcgggacctaaattttaaaataaaatataggttcaataaggacacagtgcgcaccatcatagatttggtggaagatgatctggttcagagcgctagaggtggtggcacgtgtcctgaactgcaagttttagtggccataagatgttggggacgtcgtgag gtacaagatgatgctggtgacctccatggcctaagtcagccgacagtgagccggatatgcgccagagtcgcgcatgcaatcgcgaataaggcaaattccttcatcaaaatgcctatcactataggagagcaggaaagaattagtgccaaatttagagcaattaaaaattttcctggggtgataggagccatagattgcacccacattaaaattaaaaaaaccggaggtgacatggcccagtactatattaatagaaaaggctattattccctgaatgttcag gttgtctgtgatgctgacctcaaaataatggatatagtggctagatggcgaggcagtacacatgacagtcgaatttttatggagagcaatataaaacaacgatttgaggataggcagtttagaggacgccttattggcgattcgggctaccctcttctgccatatctatttacacctattttaaggcctagtcgtccagaagaagaagcatacaataatgctcacatctcaactaggaacactgttgaaaggtgttttggggtgtggaagcagcggttccaatgcctactccatggcttaccagtaagcctccaaaatggaaaagctgtgatcatagcattggctgtattacataatatagccattgatatgaatgacacattgttag aacaacatatggagcaggtccctgtaactccgcaactttcgacggagaacagtgttcacgacaaccgaccttcattgttgaggcgtaggtcgcagttgatactacaaaattttataaatcaacatttttga
- the LOC135075952 gene encoding uncharacterized protein LOC135075952, with the protein MSMTKENRPPKRQRSENWLEEDKYLLKELVKERVNAIENKNTDTNTNKRKVAAWADLQTTFNSMCAGMNRSITQLKSQWSLIKISAKKDKTIARQAQIKTGGGPPLSVPDDRADDIASWLPNEFVVDVNRFDSDSNKSELINIQEEESTQNTQDQELINNEEIQYELVVLDEEIEDTHACTTRGILEDKENKKVEAKENKAKPNFKAPAIKKKRKLLNKEGLIDLSKVRISEIAETESKCRIELHEVQMENERKKGRNLDLEHQLLQEKLKYYTHINKE; encoded by the exons atgtccatgacgaaggagaacagaccgcctaaaaggcaacgatcagaaaactggttggaggaagataag tatttgctgaaagagttggtgaaagaaagagtaaatgcaatcgaaaataaaaatacagacactaacacgaataaacggaaggttgcggcttgggctgatttacaaacaac gtttaattcaatgtgcgctggtatgaaccgctccattacccagttaaaatcgcaatggagcctcataaaaatcagtgcgaagaaagacaagaccattgctaggcaggctcaaattaaaactggcggtggtccaccattatcagtgcctgacgatagggctgatgatatagcatcttggttgcccaatgaatttgtagtcgatgttaacagatttgactcggactcaaataaaagtgaattaattaacattcaagaggaggaatcaactcaaaatacgcaagatcaggaattgataaataatgaagaaatccaatatgaattggtggtacttgatgaagaaatagaagatacacatgcttgtactactagaggcatattggaagataaagaaaataaaaaagtagaggcaaaagaaaataaagcaaaacctaattttaaagcaccagcaatcaaaaaaaaaaggaaactgttaaacaaagaaggcttaattgatttaagcaaagttaggatttccgaaattgcagaaacagaatcaaaatgccggattgaactgcatgaagttcaaatggaaaacgaacggaagaaagggagaaacttggatcttgagcatcaattattacaggaaaaacttaaatattacactcacattaataaagaataa
- the LOC135075963 gene encoding uncharacterized protein LOC135075963: MPWGWECRAKLVKQVPAKPTQRRGKVAGEAPTPSPAHYEQPEIFCGPGFSKIKRSPAYTFGHLTPTTFQKPVARANAPLFNVQGLGRKGQYKVPCGVVSPQIDPVGNKGKVPGPATYAPGLKVRYKRPPAYTMRPAARPPYQPWDMWTPPPNMYCPPIPGAKAPAYTLGIMAKPDKIPEFPGPGEHEPNFDFVKKNKPAFSFGGPFKRLKAPRTPAPNRYCEKKFMASKPTIPAPSFGIRHTKYLGEQAVFLRPAKLNYLTSDSS, encoded by the exons ATGCCGTGGGGATGGGAGTGCCGAGCGAAGCTGGTGAAACAGGTGCCTGCGAAGCCTACGCAGCGCCGTGGGAAGGTAGCGGGGGAGGCGCCGACGCCGAGCCCTGCGCACTATGAGCAGCCGGAGATATTCT GTGGTCCAGGCTTTTCTAAAATAAAGCGTTCACCAGCGTATACCTTTGGCCATCTTACCCCAACGACCTTCCAGAAACCAGTGGCCAGGGCCAACGCGCCCTTGTTCAACGTGCAAGGCTTGGGGAGGAAAG GACAATACAAGGTGCCCTGTGGGGTGGTTTCGCCGCAAATCGACCCTGTGGGCAACAAGGGGAAGGTGCCTGGACCAGCCACATATGCACCAGGCTTGAAGGTCCGGTACAAGCGACCCCCGGCGTACACCATGCGgcccgccgcgcgcccgccctATCAGCCCTGGGACATGTGGACCCCGCCGCCTAATATGTACTGCCCACCCATACCTGGCGC GAAAGCCCCGGCGTACACTCTCGGCATTATGGCGAAACCTGACAAGATTCCAGAATTCCCTGGCCCCGGCGAGCACGAACCTAATTTTGATTTCGTAAAGAAAAACAAACCCGCATTCTCTTTCGGCGGGCCGTTCAAGCGCCTCAAAGCACCGAGGACGCCAGCGCCTAATAGGTATTGCGAGAAAAAG TTCATGGCGTCCAAACCTACTATTCCCGCTCCATCGTTTGGCATTCGCCATACTAAGTACCTCGGCGAGCAAGCGGTATTTTTGAGACCTGCTAAACTCAATTACCTCACCAGCGACTCAAGTTAA
- the LOC135076779 gene encoding uncharacterized protein LOC135076779, whose product MDRVYFKINGKKYSAGGEFSVDTTLNEFIRRHADQRGTKYMCLEGGCGACVVSVRIPGAGGDEDSTFSVNSCLVAIMSCDNWDITTIEGIGDRKVGYNIIQRRLNHFFGSQCGYCSPGFLMSFYSLLHSSDGHLTEKDIENSFGSNLCRCTGYRPILEAFKSLAVDANPKVLQKIKDIEDIDQQICPKSGKNCRDSCSDKELQEWCLVNKNSKNILSVPKQMTLADGRLWFSANNIAEIFETLDKVGYDSYMLVAGNTSKGVRPIISYPKVLIDISNIKQLQSHYLDVNLVLGANMTLTETMLLFKELAESNEDFWYLQVLYNHLDRVAHIPVRNIGTLAGNLVLKNNHPDFQSDIFLLLDCAGAMVTLGKWISI is encoded by the exons ATGGATAGGGTATACTTTAAGATCAATGGGAAGAAATATAGTG CTGGTGGTGAATTCTCCGTGGACACGACACTGAACGAATTCATCCGACGCCATGCGGATCAGCGCGGAACCAAGTACATGTGTTTGGAAGGTGGGTGCGGCGCTTGCGTCGTTAGCGTTCGCATACCAGGGGCTGGTGGCGATGAAGATAGCACCTTTTCTGTCAATTCG TGCCTTGTGGCGATCATGTCTTGTGACAACTGGGACATTACGACGATAGAGGGCATCGGTGACAGGAAAGTCGGCTACAACATCATACAAAGGCGCCTGAACCACTTTTTTGGATCGCAGTGTGGATATTGTAGTCCGGGATTCTTAATGAGtttttatag tttattaCATTCAAGTGATGGACACTTAACAGAAAAAGACATTGAGAACTCATTCGGAAGCAATTTATGTCGATGCACTGGCTATCGACCAATATTGGAAGCTTTCAAATCTCTAGCCGTTGATGCTAATCCGAAAGTACTCCAGAAAATCAAGGATATAGAAGATATTGACCAACAAATTTGTCCAAAATCGGGAAAGAACTGCAGAGATTCATGTTCTGATAAGGAACTCCAAGAGTGGTGTTTAGTCAATAAGAACAGCAAAAATATACTATCTGTTCCTAAACAAATGACACTAGCTGATGGAAGGTTATGGTTTTCAGCAAATAACATTGCTGAAATATTTGAAACTTTAGACAAAGTTGGCTACGATTCGTACATGCTAGTAGCAGGAAATACATCTAAAG GAGTGAGACCTATAATTTCATATCCAAAAGTGCTCATAGATAtcagcaatataaaacaactaCAGTCGCATTATTTGGACGTGAACCTGGTGCTCGGTGCCAATATGACCCTTACTGAAACAATGTTGTTGTTCAAAGAGTTGGCTGAGAGTAACGAAGATTTTTGGTACTTGCAAGTGTTGTATAACCACCTCGACCGAGTCGCTCACATTCCAGTCAGaaac ATTGGAACATTGGCTGGGAATttggttttaaaaaataatcatccaGATTTCCAGTcggatatatttttattacttgacTGCGCAGGCGCAATGGTCACATTGGGTAAGTGGATTTCAATATGA